ATGTCGATGATGGATGCATGAAATAAGGCTCCCCACTGTGGATTTAGACGCACCCTATGTTCATGATACAACAAACAAAATTTCCCCAGAGAAATTTATTCCAGCAACAAGCAGAGCTGAATTCTTTGGGTTACCAAAGACAACAGAGTAAAAGAAGTCATTCTCCATGAGTGATTAAAGTGGATGTATTCATCAACAAGAAATGAAAGAACCCAAGAAATGAAAGAACCTAGTCAGTGATATTATTGACATacgggaaagaaaaggaaaaaaagaaaagaaaagatgtaTTTCTAAATCCAAATCAAGGAAGTCATACAACGCGAAGGGTTAAATTGTGCATATGCATGTATACCTACGATAAACCCCTATCTTCATCCAAGTCACAAGTATAGGCAACAGAACTTGAAGCAAAAGCGCTAGGGTCTTTGATAGTTGAAGACTTTCCAAAGATTTAGTATAAGCCATGAATATTATTATggtaaaattatgaaaaagacATGGTCAATCAttgatttaaagttaataaagaGATGGAAAATCTCACCTCTGCCGGTGCCCAATCCTTTTGCTCCGAGTTGCATAGATTAAAGTGTGAAGCAGCAACTTCATCTTTCTCCCAACTAGCTGATGGAGAAAACGCATGTGTTTTGAGATACTTTGAGCTTCCCAAGCCACGTGCATCATTCAAAATACTTTGCAAATCTAAAATCTTGTCAGTCAAGCGATTATCAGCGGATGTCATGGCACATTCTGCTTCAGGAGAAAAGCAAAACGAGCCGTGAAGATTTTCATTCGCAGGTTGGTCTTCGAGTAAGGAACTGCAACGAATGGAAATGAGAACAGATGAGTACTGATTAACAAGGAAGCATCACCGTTATAAACAACTACATGTAGGGATATATTGGGCACCCCATGGATATTGAATGGCTCTATTATGTCACAGGTAGCGCTGCAGGTTCAAGAGATTGCCATGTAATGAAGGTGGCACAAAGACAGGTGCCATCACCACAATAACTGGAGTAATCCACTTGTAGTAGCTATGAATTCTAACCATTTTGTCATGAAGGATAATAGTCTAACACGCAAGAATAAGGGAGCATTCTATTTCCATGGGGTGTCCGAGCATGCTGATAATCAATATGACAAGCTAAAGCACATCTGACACTACATGATTTCCTACTGCCATTAAATTTAGCCCAGAAGTTACGCTTGTACAAGAAAATTTCATCCAATTGTTCGATTCCTGCAAGATCATCAAGCTGGTAATCTGACTGGTCGCATGACAGGGCATTCTGGGGAAAGGAGTCCTCAGAAAATCCTCTACTTGTTCTTGAACCACTAGACTGATCTTCACCATTGTAGAAACTTTCAACCTCATTGCTCaaaatttcatcattgaatTTGAGTTCTTCCTCGGTCAATTTTGAATCCATAGGAAGACTTTGGTTAGAAAACTCATGACTTTCTGATGCATCCGTACACCATTTCGACCAACTCTCTGGTGATGGAAGCCTATCATACACTTCTTGATCCTTGGGAACCTCAAAATCATCAATACAATCTTCAGAATACCATTCCATGTCTGCGGAGACAGAAGAAAATCCCTATTTAGCAAGAAACAATATCATAAAGATCAAGAAACATCTAGTAGATGTAGAAAAGCCAAGCAAAAACAATCCATATTTAATTCACAGGAAACACCTTATTCTATTACAAGTAGCTGAGGCAGCCAAGATCttgaacaaaatgaaaattgcCAAAGGCTTGATATATCATACAACACAAGCCTGAATCTTTTTAACTTCATCATCAGTTAAATGGAGCTACAGGATGCACTTTAAAAGTATGGATAAACAAGTAAAACTGCAATTGATGGTTTTGATTATTTcagttccttttcctttctcacCAACCAAAAACCCATCAAGCAGAACAACGCAAAGAACTCGAAAAATAATCACATATCCACCAACAAATTGAAGAGGCTAGCTTAAAGTTATTATACAAAAGAATTCAAGTTTCAAATCATGGTATAAGAACCGTCTAAACACAATCAAACCGCAATCACACACATATTCATCATAACATATCATATCTCACAAGccaaagattcaaactttaacACTACCTAAAACCCAGCAAAATACACACAATAAGCATCAAcgaataaagaagaaaaaagacctTCTGGTGGGGGGGTTTGATTAAGAGAATGGACAAGACCCCGTTGCTAATACAGAGAAATGAAGCAACCAAGATGACAAGAATTGCAGAGAACTGATAAAAAAAGTTGCAAACTTTGATGAAGGTTTTGTTACTTTGTAAGAAGTGCGATGCTATAGCTGTAAACTGGAGGCGGCCCTGGTTTGCTTTATAGTAATATAGTTGATACTTGATAGGGTGGAGAGAAAGGGAGAGGCAGGTGTCAAAGTGGAACAACTAGTGTAGTGAGAGAAAGTGGTTTGTGGCTAAGAATTGAGGTCGAGATTAGTGGTTGACAACCTCCATCAAAATCTGCATCCCCATTGGTCTAGGTGATAGAATCTGGACCCACAAAATTAGAACTCATGGCCCTGATTTTGCTTATGGTGCCCCTGGAAGTCAAGCCAGCTAGCTCATGACTTTTTCCTTCCTAAACAAGTAGTATGTACCGACAATGGTGCACGTGGCTATTTTGGTCATTTTGTTGGACACGAGGCCTGTTCAAGGGGCCACGTATTACCTGTCTGCATATGGGGTGGCGAGATAACACAAGACGGCAAGCAACGTTTGTTAGACTAACACGTGGCTCTCAGACAGGGAATCTAGGACAGTGTTATTTGCCAGATCAAGGGCAGGCAAGGGAAGTAGCCAATCACATGCTTGTCTACGGCGTGATTGCTATattgattgttttaaaaatattttttacttaaaaaatatattaaaatgatacgtaatatatttttaaatgtaatattACTGTAATTTGAGGATAtagatgatatttttcttttatattaattctgGTTTGCCATACTCAGTATAAATTCTAACTCCGTCCATCTCGCAAGGACAAGGGGGAAAAAGCTTATTCGTCGAGAAATATTGATGTgcttgtaaaaataaaagaagaggaaaagtggcagcctagtttttttctttctttcttatccGTAGATGTGATATATCAATTTAGTATTGcggtataaaatatattttttaaaatatattaaaatatttttttaattaaaaacattcttaaaacCGGCTAAAAAGTAGAAGTTCCTACATTTCCATGACTTTTTATTCCCACATTATAAAGTTTTACTGCTTAGCCTTACGATCTAGGGCAGTGTTTGGATAGCGTTTTCAACAAGTTctactaaattttaaatttttatttttattttaaaataattttttaatgattttttactgttttaatacggcgatgttaaaaataaatgtttataaataaaaaatattattttaatatatttttagataaaaaattatttttaaaaataatggacTCTAACAATAAAGTATGAGATACCCGCCTAATTTGATTAGCTACGAGTTGTGAAATCAAGATCAACATCCAGCTTTTTCCGATAAGCCGGCCAAACAAATTGCAAGAGTACATgtagccaagaaaaaaaaatcatatgaacaGAATCATCTCCAATCTCTATGGTGGAAGAATTCAAAGGCTTTAAAAAAGTGACACTGATTTATTTGTCTTTATCTAGAAATTAAAACCATATCCAAATCTGGAGAAAAACACATAGATGAACATCACGTCGTCTTCGTTGCTGATGTAGTAGTGTTTGCTTCCTTTTTTAGTGAATGTCTGAGGACACTTTTTTCTTCCTTATCAGGCAATGTTTGGCAACACGGGTAGCCTTTTTTAGCgtgttttcaaaatatattttattaataaaatattatattaatagttttttttataattttaatataataatataaaaaataaaatagttattttgacGTGTTATCAGACAAAAAAAATACGTAACACTACAATACAAATACACGATAAATTATACAcggtagaaaaaaatataaagatggcGACGATAAAAACAAGGGTAggtcttcctttttctttttttgggttgtaaaagcataaaaaacttattttaaaattattatgaagagattttattttatatctgtgttttgtttttttttttctttatatttatcatgTTGGTTTTAAAACTCTGACCAGACATGAGCTTAAAGTCCacttcaaacaagaaaaaaaatatataaaaattcatgaattGTTGTGTTGATTTTACTTGCCTTTTTTTGTCCTTAATGCAAAAACGGATGCAATTTTGAGCCAGACAAATCATCATAAACTGTGAGCTGGACCTCCGTTATCATCTGATAGggaatttatagttattttttaaaatattttttatattaaaataatatatatttttttatttttttaaaatcagttcatcaaaatcatttaaaatatataaaaataaattaatttttaaaaaaatttaaattttttacaaatatacatataaCCGTGTTTCCAAACactctaatatatttttgaacccacttataatttaaatttattttttttccggtaaatttaaaaacataatattgaaACTTTCAGgggagaaaaacaaaagtacttttaatcCTGTCACCAAAACTCGTATAACTACTTTACATCTGTATTATAAGAATCTTAtcacctaatatatatatatagcatttggttattatcttaaaatataaaaaattaaaaaatagtgagGAAATAGACTTGtttgcttgaaaaaataaacagtaaTATAAAGTAAATTTGTGTTCATGATATTTTTGAGACGAATCTCtattctcttaaaataaaaagtagaagGAGATATATATTCTCTTTGTATCCAttatcctcaatttttttttttttgttttgaaacaaTTACTAAGCACtatgattataaaatttaatataaattaaaaagaacaagtcTTGGAGGGCCTGCATAATCTATTGGGCCTACTAACAGTCCATTTCTTAAGGCCTTCAGGCTTCACTTAAACCCATATCGGGCCCATATAAGGATCTCTACACGGAACCCAAAGTTAGCACACCACAACAACGACAATACATTAACCGAGACAAAGTGAAGGGAGAAAAAAAGTTTAACCAGAATCTTCAAAGGTCGAGTCTTCCAGAGAAGCAAAGGACCTGGAATTTCTTTTCCCGCGGCAAAATAATTTTCTCGAGAAACAAACTGGCCGGTACCTGCTTGTGTCTATTATTTCATGATCATCTAACTCTAGGGCAGCTATATTTTCCTGGGTTTGAGTTACTTTTATTGTATTAATGgtctttaaaacttaaaaagtggtggggtttcttgttttttgaaaacaaaataaacccaCTTCTCGTTCTTGCTTTGTGTCATTATGGTTAGCAAGATACTAACTTTATGAGCTATTATTAATGGGTTTTAGTTGGTTTTGATATTCCATTGCAGGTTGAGTTTGTTTAGTGATCTGTTGAAGATGTTTAAAAACACGTTTCAGTCTGGATTTTTGTCGATCCTATACAGTCTTGGGTATGTTGTAGATTTTGGTTTTAAGCATTTTGTTGTTATATGTCTGATTGACTGTTGGATTTGTGGATATGGATATTAATGTTATGTATTGATTCTCTGTGTTGATTGGATTTTTGTAGGAGCAAACCTTTGCAGATATGGGATAAAGAAGGTGAGTGGCAGGATTTATTGGTGACAGTGTTGTGAATTTCTCTTATTTAGCTacttttgattttggttttagtACTAGATAGAGCTCATTTAGCAAttttgctttctttgttctGGAAGGTCATCACTTATAGCTCATTCTACTGTTTGAAATTATAAGTGATATTTGCTTCTGATATGGACCCTGAAAGACTATGGTTGTCTATTGTAGATATAAATTATCGTACCAAAGCctgaaacaaatatatattctcTGTTGCTTTATATTCCAGGGGCAAGCTGGGGTATATATTATGGTAGCGGGAGACATTTCTTTATAGCAACTCTTCTgagatttttcttcttatgCTGGGGATATGTTACAAATCACTGGCAATCTTACTTCTCAATCTACTgatagatatttttttggttgaaaatgcATATGACTGATGTCAATATGTATAGGAGGTAtatataccttttattttctgcGAGGCACCAAAATGCATCCAGGTGATGTCAAAAGGATACGAGGCATGTTTAGGTTGTGCTCCAACTACAAGTATGAGAGGTTATACATGCATGATAtatctcttgtttttttcccatttcAGTCTTTTGTGTAGAACTTAAACCATAATACTGTGAAGAATGAGATGCGATTATGAACCCACCAGTCGCTAAATGAGTGGGCTTCTTAAATCCTgttgatatttttaagtaaCATTTATGATATTGAGAAGCAAATGTTGAAAGAGATATGTTAAAATCTGTATTCAATATGGCCATTGGAGATAATTATTGGAAACTTTTTTGAATTCCCAGTTCAATCTGTTAGCAAGCATCTTAGAATTGCTGATCCTAGAGACAAGGGAAAATGTCTAATGGTGTTTTTTCAAGCATAGTTGCTCTCACTACGAAGCAATTCTAGTTACCACTTCAAATTCCATGTGATAGATTCAAACATTATGATGTAGTTGTTATTCTGAAAATGATTTCTTCATTTAACGTGATGACAGCATTACAGTTTAGTTCTCCATAATCGAGTTTGCTGGCTCTAACTTCTTTTTTGAGTCTTTAACAGTTTCCAATGGCCATATAAAACGACTGCATGATGAAGACATACAATCCAATGTGCTTGAAATTGTTGGATCGAATATCCAGTCCACATATATTACATGCCCTGCAGACCCTGGAGCGACTCTTGGTATAAAACTCCCATTTTTGGTTATGATTGTGAAGAATGTGAAGAAATATTTCACATTTGAGATTCAGGTGCTGGATGATAAGAATGTCAGGCGGCGTTTCCGAGCTTCCAACTTTCAAGTGTGTAAGTTTGCCCTTATTTGTGATGTTTGTCATTTTCCTGAcctcttttcttattttcctGTTTCTTTTCCCAGAGAAGTTGTGGGTTATGTATTACAGGTCTATTTAGTTTGTTGTTATGATAAAAGAAACTAcatattgaatttttcttcaagTCAAAGGAATAATAAGGAAATTTGATCCATATTCAAAAACCTACTGTTTGTTATATGGTCTGCTGGCATTGTGGGGTTTATAAATATGGCTGCTAGATCTTGTACTTGACCATGTGGCTACAGTTTCAGAGTCTAATAAATCATTGAAGTGGTGGAGGAATTGTGTAGCTGTGTCTGGATGAGTGGTTCactttttgagagagagagagagagagatggggtGTGGTGGGGGTCTTTCTCTGTTACAGATTTTAGTTTTCTAGAGGAAATTATTGGTCTTACAAGTTGGTATCAGAGTGATGCCAAGCTTAGGGTTAAGTTGAAATTGACAATCGATTCAGCTGTCATAAGATGGTTTGATGATTAATGGAAAACTGGATAGCGactattaaaatttcaaaatgtaCATTTTAAGTTTTCATGTAAGATTGTtgtttgagttgaaagattttgaaaagGTATGCTTGCTTTAGGATAAATTGATGTAGTTCGATAGTCCTTGTACCTCAAGTGGTTTGATTTTTGGATCGGACATGCAAGCTTATTGATGCACTGTACCTTTTTTTGTAATGAATTATAGAcattaaatttgatatgattCTTTGAATCTTGCAGACTGTCACTAGGGTGAAACCATACATCTGCACCATGCCACTGAAGTTGGATGAAGGCTGGAATCAAATCCAATTGAATCTCGCTGATTTTACTAGGAGGGCGTATGGAACCAACTATGTTGAGACTTTAAGAGTTCAGGTTCATGCAAACTGCCGTCTGAGAAGGATATATTTCTCTGATCGCCTATACTCAGAAGAGGAACTTCCACCGGAATTTAAACTCTATCTTCCAGTACAGCAGGTAAGGATACCATGCACCGCACCCTTACTGCTAGCTTCAAGTTGGCTTCTCTATCTTGGTGTTTGCTTCtcatttttcatttgatatattaattgcAGAAAGCATGAGAAGGTCGTGGCTTCGGAATTACTGCTGCTCAATGAGGATTTCTTGATCCTTTGTCATTCTTCATCATCCAAtcagttttatctttttttttttttttggctttgttACAATTCTAGTGGAAAGCTACCAGAACTTTAGAACATATTTGCCAGGTGGTCTGTGACATTTAAGTGGCTTGGCTTGGCTAGGCGAGCTTTTGATTTTCTGCTCTGTGTTTTATCTGTACAATTTGGAGATTTTAATGGCTTAAAGTAGTGTGCTAGAACAGAAGATATTCACTCTCTAGGTCACCCGCTCATCTGTAGCGCTAGAATACGAATGTTATGAGCGAGTTGCAATCAAAGTTATGAAACTCACTA
This region of Populus alba chromosome 3, ASM523922v2, whole genome shotgun sequence genomic DNA includes:
- the LOC118054219 gene encoding uncharacterized protein isoform X3, with the translated sequence MSKGYEACLGCAPTTISNGHIKRLHDEDIQSNVLEIVGSNIQSTYITCPADPGATLGIKLPFLVMIVKNVKKYFTFEIQVLDDKNVRRRFRASNFQTVTRVKPYICTMPLKLDEGWNQIQLNLADFTRRAYGTNYVETLRVQVHANCRLRRIYFSDRLYSEEELPPEFKLYLPVQQKA
- the LOC118054218 gene encoding uncharacterized protein, which gives rise to MEWYSEDCIDDFEVPKDQEVYDRLPSPESWSKWCTDASESHEFSNQSLPMDSKLTEEELKFNDEILSNEVESFYNGEDQSSGSRTSRGFSEDSFPQNALSCDQSDYQLDDLAGIEQLDEIFFSLLEDQPANENLHGSFCFSPEAECAMTSADNRLTDKILDLQSILNDARGLGSSKYLKTHAFSPSASWEKDEVAASHFNLCNSEQKDWAPAEGASKSTVGSLISCIHHRHIWTKHPSKQPQAQLVNVSVPSEHDSTIRPVDDETSQQSALHELEMVLAQLNDKTRICFRDGLYRLASYSRQHIVKRNQNGDLYMETPCTIEDEEIRSGGKKTNEMETNSIDRAIANLMFSKMDLNIQDFHVSASASSKQGISRETKPLNCRLDQPEGHDLSSYPIFRDDAEVPILGQGYP
- the LOC118054219 gene encoding uncharacterized protein isoform X2, coding for MSKGYEACLGCAPTTSMRVSNGHIKRLHDEDIQSNVLEIVGSNIQSTYITCPADPGATLGIKLPFLVMIVKNVKKYFTFEIQVLDDKNVRRRFRASNFQTVTRVKPYICTMPLKLDEGWNQIQLNLADFTRRAYGTNYVETLRVQVHANCRLRRIYFSDRLYSEEELPPEFKLYLPVQQKA
- the LOC118054219 gene encoding uncharacterized protein isoform X1 gives rise to the protein MFKNTFQSGFLSILYSLGSKPLQIWDKEVSNGHIKRLHDEDIQSNVLEIVGSNIQSTYITCPADPGATLGIKLPFLVMIVKNVKKYFTFEIQVLDDKNVRRRFRASNFQTVTRVKPYICTMPLKLDEGWNQIQLNLADFTRRAYGTNYVETLRVQVHANCRLRRIYFSDRLYSEEELPPEFKLYLPVQQKA